From Citricoccus sp. SGAir0253, a single genomic window includes:
- a CDS encoding BCCT family transporter produces the protein MSSTTSPPTSPPSQTPGPVPSQEVPATPDDAQRSRLVPWVFWPSSVVILAFVAVTMAFPQAMEAGIGVVQQAIISNFSWWYLLMAFLLAVFCLYLIFSRKGNITLGRPDSTPEFSTGSWLALLFAAGMGIGLVFYGMTEPLMHFATPRPALEAEQASAAVRAQQALSTTYLHWGLQPWAIYAVVGLAVAHAIHRRGRPLSMRWALEPLIGEKATRGPWGHLVDATALVGTVFGVATSLGLGVTQMSAGLRSLGVVPQDSPWVEYAMIAVITAFVLWSVISGVNRGMKWLSTTNLLIAAGFVLFLLIAGPSQFLLKELVQTLGGYLQDYIGMSLDGSAFYGQAGDDWQAGWTTFYWAWWMSWTPFVGVFIARISRGRTVRQFMVGVLLVPTAISVVWFGVLGGTAIYQEINRPAGYTSVIGPDGSVDVNSALFQVLEQLPGGTALIIGAILLSAIFFITSSDSGSLVMAMIATGGDPEPAHRYRVFFAVATALMAAALLLAGGLTAIQTLAITIGLPMSVLLVLMCIAVFRGLDANVRRVEALRRKAFLADIQERFGLSTDDDAQETGGISADFWWANLSRSRRQQIALDAAVAEGADPRPASRTSWLSRRRAEDGGRHAPGRD, from the coding sequence ATGTCATCGACCACCAGCCCCCCGACCTCGCCGCCCTCGCAGACCCCCGGACCGGTGCCCTCGCAGGAGGTGCCGGCCACCCCGGACGACGCCCAGCGCTCCCGGCTGGTGCCCTGGGTGTTCTGGCCCTCCTCCGTGGTCATCCTGGCCTTCGTGGCCGTGACCATGGCCTTCCCGCAGGCCATGGAGGCCGGCATCGGCGTGGTCCAGCAGGCGATCATCAGCAACTTCAGCTGGTGGTACCTGCTCATGGCCTTCCTGCTGGCCGTGTTCTGCCTCTACCTCATCTTCTCCCGCAAGGGGAACATCACCCTGGGCCGGCCGGACAGCACCCCGGAGTTCTCCACCGGGTCGTGGCTCGCCCTGCTCTTCGCCGCCGGCATGGGCATCGGCCTCGTGTTCTACGGCATGACCGAGCCGCTCATGCACTTCGCCACCCCGCGCCCGGCACTGGAGGCCGAGCAGGCCTCCGCCGCCGTCCGCGCCCAGCAGGCCCTGTCCACCACGTACCTGCACTGGGGCCTGCAGCCGTGGGCCATCTACGCGGTCGTCGGCCTCGCCGTGGCCCACGCCATCCACCGGCGCGGGCGGCCACTGTCCATGCGCTGGGCCCTCGAGCCGCTCATCGGCGAGAAGGCCACGCGGGGCCCGTGGGGCCACCTCGTGGACGCCACCGCCCTCGTGGGCACCGTGTTCGGCGTGGCCACCTCCCTGGGCCTCGGCGTCACGCAGATGTCCGCGGGACTGCGCTCGCTCGGCGTCGTCCCCCAGGACAGCCCGTGGGTGGAGTACGCCATGATCGCCGTCATCACGGCCTTCGTCCTGTGGTCCGTCATCTCCGGCGTCAACCGGGGCATGAAGTGGCTCTCCACCACGAACCTGCTCATCGCCGCCGGCTTCGTGCTGTTCCTGCTCATCGCCGGGCCCTCCCAGTTCCTGCTCAAGGAGCTCGTCCAGACCCTGGGCGGCTACCTGCAGGACTACATCGGCATGTCCCTCGACGGCTCGGCCTTCTACGGCCAGGCCGGCGACGACTGGCAGGCCGGCTGGACCACCTTCTACTGGGCCTGGTGGATGTCCTGGACCCCGTTCGTGGGCGTGTTCATCGCCCGCATCTCCCGCGGGCGCACGGTGCGCCAGTTCATGGTCGGCGTCCTGCTGGTGCCCACCGCCATCTCCGTGGTCTGGTTCGGCGTGCTCGGCGGCACGGCGATCTACCAAGAGATCAACCGGCCCGCGGGCTACACCTCGGTGATCGGTCCGGACGGCTCGGTGGACGTCAACTCCGCGCTGTTCCAGGTGCTCGAGCAGCTGCCCGGCGGGACCGCGCTGATCATCGGCGCCATCCTGCTCTCGGCGATCTTCTTCATCACGTCCTCGGACTCCGGCTCCCTCGTGATGGCCATGATCGCCACGGGCGGGGACCCGGAGCCGGCCCACCGGTACCGCGTGTTCTTCGCCGTGGCCACCGCGCTGATGGCGGCGGCCCTGCTGCTGGCCGGCGGGCTGACCGCCATCCAGACGCTGGCGATCACGATCGGCCTGCCGATGAGCGTCCTGCTCGTGCTGATGTGCATCGCCGTGTTCCGCGGCCTGGACGCCAACGTCCGCCGGGTCGAGGCGCTGCGCCGCAAGGCCTTCCTGGCGGACATCCAGGAGCGCTTCGGGCTCAGCACGGACGACGACGCCCAGGAGACCGGCGGGATCTCCGCCGACTTCTGGTGGGCGAACCTCTCCCGGTCCCGCCGCCAGCAGATCGCCCTCGACGCGGCGGTTGCCGAGGGGGCCGACCCCCGACCGGCCTCGCGGACGTCCTGGCTCTCCCGCCGGAGGGCGGAGGACGGCGGGCGCCACGCGCCCGGGCGGGACTAA
- a CDS encoding SDR family NAD(P)-dependent oxidoreductase, translating to MDLANTSALVTGAASGLGAATAAVLAGRGAHVIGVDLAAATEKAPAVEGVTYVPADVTDPDQVRAAVAAASAAGPLRTVVNCAGIAPSARILGRSGPHDLGLFETVVRVNLLGTFTVLTLAAEAMAATEPVDEDGQRGVVVNTASVAAFEGQIGQAAYAASKGGVHSLTITAARDLAGQGIRVNTIAPGVIETPLVMTISEEYRAGLAEGVPFPHRLGRPAEFASLVETFVDNHYLNGTTIRMDGALRMAPR from the coding sequence ATGGACCTCGCGAACACCTCCGCCCTCGTCACCGGCGCCGCCTCCGGGCTCGGCGCCGCCACCGCCGCCGTGCTCGCCGGGCGCGGCGCCCACGTGATCGGCGTCGACCTGGCCGCCGCCACCGAGAAGGCCCCGGCCGTCGAGGGCGTCACGTACGTCCCCGCGGACGTGACGGATCCGGACCAGGTGCGGGCCGCCGTCGCCGCCGCCTCCGCGGCCGGTCCCCTGCGCACCGTGGTCAACTGCGCGGGGATCGCCCCCTCGGCGCGCATCCTCGGCCGGTCCGGCCCGCACGACCTCGGCCTGTTCGAGACCGTGGTGCGGGTGAACCTGCTCGGGACGTTCACCGTGCTGACGCTCGCCGCCGAGGCGATGGCCGCCACGGAGCCGGTGGACGAGGACGGCCAGCGCGGGGTCGTGGTGAACACGGCCTCCGTGGCGGCCTTCGAGGGACAGATCGGCCAGGCCGCGTACGCCGCCTCCAAGGGCGGGGTGCACAGCCTGACGATCACCGCCGCCCGGGACCTCGCCGGCCAGGGCATCCGGGTGAACACCATCGCCCCCGGCGTGATCGAGACCCCGCTGGTGATGACGATCAGCGAGGAGTACCGGGCGGGGCTCGCGGAGGGCGTGCCGTTCCCCCACCGGCTCGGCCGGCCCGCCGAGTTCGCCTCCCTCGTGGAGACCTTCGTGGACAACCACTACCTCAACGGCACCACGATCCGGATGGACGGCGCCCTGCGCATGGCCCCGCGCTGA
- a CDS encoding glycoside hydrolase family 13 protein → MTTGPLSTPPSEARNRPQNPWWVDAVIYQVYPRSFADADGDGMGDLAGVTARLPYLQQLGVDALWLSPFYVSPQKDGGYDVADYRDVDPLFGTLEDADELLEAVHEAGLRLIVDLVPNHTSAAHPWFVEALAADPATPEGRAARDRYMFRPGTGPDGSEPPNNWQSTFGGPAWTRTTDPDGTPGDWYLHLFDSSQPDLNWDNPEVREEFEDILRFWLDRGVDGFRVDVAHGLVKAEGLPDHHERPGMVTDAAVAVTRPEESGALPGPDDGADVSGHAEENPRDHSHPVPYHDQDGVHEIYRSWNAVLAEYDHDPVLVAEAWVAPLERLFRYVRPGEMHQAFNFTFLLAGWDAVRLSDAITVSFEEADKVGAPNTWVLSNHDTVRHASRFGLTDPTRYPSGIGAEDEQPDEALGWRRARAAALIELGLPGSAYVYQGDELGLPEHTELDDALRQDPTFFRTGGEEKGRDGCRIPMPWRAGAPGLGFAVGTGSGTGEAAGTEGPDGGTAPGGPARPAAPWLPQPESYARYAADQQVDVEGSTFELYRELIEVRGELDLGTGAFAWSRFHSPEHGVLAFTVTTGGWRDPASGDTVPQTVVLVMANLAETAVDVPEDYAAAIFSHDEALQDGQLMPDSAAWFLRR, encoded by the coding sequence ATGACCACGGGACCCCTGAGCACCCCACCGTCCGAAGCCCGCAACCGCCCGCAGAACCCCTGGTGGGTGGACGCCGTGATCTACCAGGTCTACCCCCGCTCCTTCGCGGACGCCGACGGCGACGGCATGGGGGACCTGGCCGGCGTCACCGCCCGACTGCCCTACCTGCAGCAACTCGGGGTGGACGCGCTCTGGCTCTCCCCGTTCTACGTCTCCCCGCAGAAGGACGGCGGCTACGACGTGGCCGACTACCGGGACGTGGACCCGCTCTTCGGCACCCTCGAGGACGCCGACGAGCTCCTCGAGGCCGTCCACGAGGCCGGACTGCGCCTCATCGTGGACCTCGTGCCCAACCACACCTCAGCCGCCCACCCCTGGTTCGTCGAGGCCCTGGCGGCGGACCCGGCCACCCCGGAGGGCCGCGCCGCCCGGGACCGGTACATGTTCCGTCCGGGGACCGGCCCGGACGGCTCCGAGCCGCCGAACAACTGGCAGTCCACCTTCGGCGGCCCGGCCTGGACGCGCACCACGGACCCGGACGGGACGCCCGGGGACTGGTACCTGCACCTGTTCGACTCCTCCCAGCCGGACCTGAACTGGGACAACCCGGAGGTCCGCGAGGAGTTCGAGGACATCCTGCGGTTCTGGCTGGACCGCGGCGTGGACGGGTTCCGGGTGGACGTGGCGCACGGGCTGGTCAAGGCCGAGGGCCTGCCGGACCACCACGAGCGCCCCGGCATGGTCACGGACGCCGCCGTGGCGGTCACCCGCCCGGAGGAGTCCGGGGCGCTGCCCGGGCCCGACGACGGCGCGGACGTCTCCGGCCACGCCGAGGAGAACCCCCGGGACCACTCCCACCCGGTGCCGTACCACGACCAGGACGGCGTCCACGAGATCTACCGGTCCTGGAACGCGGTGCTCGCCGAGTACGACCACGACCCGGTGCTCGTGGCCGAGGCGTGGGTGGCCCCGCTCGAGCGGCTGTTCCGCTACGTCCGCCCGGGCGAGATGCACCAGGCGTTCAACTTCACCTTCCTGCTGGCCGGCTGGGACGCCGTGCGGCTCTCGGACGCGATCACCGTGTCCTTCGAGGAGGCGGACAAGGTGGGGGCGCCGAACACGTGGGTGCTCTCCAACCACGACACCGTCCGCCACGCCTCCCGCTTCGGGCTGACGGACCCCACCCGCTACCCCTCGGGCATCGGCGCCGAGGACGAGCAGCCGGACGAGGCGCTGGGCTGGCGCCGCGCCCGCGCCGCCGCCCTCATCGAGCTCGGCCTGCCCGGCTCGGCCTACGTGTACCAGGGCGACGAGCTGGGCCTGCCGGAGCACACCGAGCTGGACGACGCGCTGCGCCAGGACCCCACCTTCTTCCGCACGGGCGGCGAGGAGAAGGGCCGGGACGGCTGCCGGATCCCCATGCCCTGGCGGGCCGGTGCGCCCGGGCTGGGATTCGCCGTCGGGACCGGCTCCGGCACCGGGGAGGCGGCCGGGACCGAGGGGCCCGACGGCGGCACCGCCCCCGGCGGACCGGCCCGGCCCGCGGCCCCCTGGCTGCCCCAGCCGGAGTCCTACGCGCGCTACGCGGCGGACCAGCAGGTGGACGTGGAGGGCTCCACGTTCGAGCTGTACCGCGAGCTGATCGAGGTGCGCGGCGAGCTGGACCTCGGCACGGGCGCCTTCGCGTGGTCGCGGTTCCACAGCCCCGAGCACGGCGTGCTGGCCTTCACCGTGACCACCGGCGGCTGGCGCGACCCGGCCTCCGGGGACACCGTGCCGCAGACCGTGGTGCTGGTGATGGCCAACCTGGCCGAGACCGCCGTGGACGTGCCGGAGGACTACGCGGCGGCGATCTTCAGCCACGACGAGGCGCTGCAGGACGGCCAGCTGATGCCGGACTCCGCCGCCTGGTTCCTGCGGCGCTGA
- a CDS encoding Lrp/AsnC family transcriptional regulator encodes MDDPVDLRLATEVSHDPRATLAQLSERVGLSVSAVQARLRKLESSGVITGYRALLDPEAIGRPLSAFIEITPLDPRQPDNAPELLEPITAIEACHSVAGDAAYMLFVRVATPKELEALVNEVRQVASVNTRTTVVLQTFFEHRPMLPAAGD; translated from the coding sequence ATGGACGATCCCGTGGACCTGAGGCTGGCCACCGAGGTCTCCCACGACCCGCGGGCCACCCTCGCCCAGCTCTCCGAACGGGTGGGCCTCTCGGTCTCGGCCGTGCAGGCGCGGCTGCGCAAGCTCGAGAGCAGCGGCGTCATCACCGGCTACCGGGCCCTGCTGGACCCAGAGGCCATCGGCAGGCCGCTCTCGGCGTTCATCGAGATCACGCCCCTGGACCCCCGCCAGCCGGACAACGCCCCGGAGCTCCTGGAGCCCATCACGGCGATCGAGGCCTGCCACTCGGTGGCCGGGGACGCCGCGTACATGCTGTTCGTGCGCGTGGCCACCCCCAAGGAGCTGGAGGCGCTCGTCAACGAGGTGCGGCAGGTGGCCTCCGTGAACACCCGCACGACCGTGGTGCTGCAGACCTTCTTCGAGCACCGGCCCATGCTCCCCGCCGCCGGGGACTGA
- a CDS encoding DUF6421 family protein, whose translation MSTSQQAVQAIIGEPEVVEDAHGVETSPAWLRLKAAATALQGLQARDGSVPDPTDHPAARRHVEEIVASVVELAPRFPHDTAYLEALPADFARWADGGFGEPDFLDSLVEFQPQRHRVDGVRHLVVFPMYTQNGSPDRHVEALLVEAIWPEFIAALEAGDYGNRLFVSLRLVDFTPGYDTNSAVLFPETVATRETPVFTWGAIFQDREAARYRRVVSAAAEITRLRLPDEAAALLADQDLAERTFVMWDLIHDRTHMRGDLPFDPFMIKQRMPYFLYTLEELRCDLTAFREAVSIERGLAARAAAGEELTALEEQTRRHAGLVQYAVVFDRIFRFALTGSRVRNYDGLGGQLLFAWLHRKHVLQWRDVELSVDWGAIADAVVELGEAVDRLYWESIDRPRTLHWLKAYELIAAVVPPHPASAWAQGLPRDVLAGPPRGYTDLVLDDEFPLSMFFEALGRKLRGVIESTAGIRATDA comes from the coding sequence ATGTCCACGTCCCAGCAGGCAGTGCAGGCGATCATCGGCGAGCCCGAGGTCGTCGAGGACGCCCATGGCGTGGAGACCAGCCCGGCCTGGCTGCGGCTGAAGGCCGCGGCCACCGCGCTGCAGGGCCTGCAGGCCCGGGATGGGTCCGTGCCCGATCCCACCGACCACCCCGCGGCGCGCCGCCACGTCGAGGAGATCGTGGCGTCCGTCGTCGAGCTCGCCCCCCGGTTCCCGCACGACACGGCGTACCTCGAGGCCCTGCCGGCGGACTTCGCGCGCTGGGCCGACGGCGGCTTCGGCGAGCCGGACTTCCTCGACTCGCTCGTGGAGTTCCAGCCGCAGCGGCACCGCGTGGACGGGGTCCGCCACCTCGTGGTGTTCCCGATGTACACCCAGAACGGCTCGCCGGACCGGCACGTCGAGGCCCTGCTGGTCGAGGCGATCTGGCCGGAGTTCATCGCCGCACTGGAGGCCGGGGACTACGGCAACAGGCTCTTCGTCTCCCTGCGGCTGGTCGACTTCACGCCGGGGTACGACACCAACTCGGCCGTGCTGTTCCCCGAGACGGTGGCCACCCGGGAGACGCCCGTGTTCACGTGGGGCGCGATCTTCCAGGACCGCGAGGCGGCCCGCTACCGCCGCGTCGTCTCCGCGGCGGCGGAGATCACCCGGCTGCGACTGCCGGACGAGGCCGCGGCCCTACTGGCGGACCAGGACCTCGCCGAGAGGACCTTCGTGATGTGGGACCTCATCCACGACCGGACGCACATGCGCGGGGACCTGCCCTTCGATCCCTTCATGATCAAGCAGCGGATGCCGTACTTCCTCTACACCCTGGAGGAGCTGCGCTGCGACCTGACGGCGTTCCGCGAGGCGGTGTCGATCGAGCGGGGCCTCGCCGCGCGCGCCGCGGCCGGGGAGGAGCTCACCGCCCTCGAGGAGCAGACCCGGCGCCACGCCGGACTGGTCCAGTACGCGGTCGTCTTCGACCGGATCTTCCGCTTCGCCCTCACCGGCTCGCGCGTGCGCAACTACGACGGCCTGGGCGGCCAGCTGCTGTTCGCCTGGCTCCACCGCAAGCACGTGCTGCAGTGGCGGGACGTGGAGCTCAGCGTGGACTGGGGGGCGATCGCGGACGCCGTCGTGGAGCTCGGCGAGGCCGTCGACCGGCTGTACTGGGAGTCGATCGACCGGCCCAGGACGCTGCACTGGCTCAAGGCGTACGAGCTCATCGCCGCCGTCGTGCCCCCGCACCCCGCCTCCGCCTGGGCGCAGGGACTGCCGCGGGACGTGCTGGCCGGTCCGCCCCGGGGCTACACGGACCTGGTGCTGGACGACGAGTTCCCGCTGTCCATGTTCTTCGAGGCGCTCGGCCGGAAGCTGCGCGGCGTCATCGAGTCCACGGCCGGCATCCGCGCCACGGACGCCTGA
- a CDS encoding SDR family NAD(P)-dependent oxidoreductase, with product MADLTGRTVLVAGAGSASGLAATRALAAAGARVVATGRNAARLTPLAALGADTEVVDLADEVAVLGLVDRLRERGLAVDGVLHLVGGWRGGGGLAGQAEADYRALEPSLTALRHVSRALDDDLRSSPAGRLAIVSSTAVARPLAGGANYAAVKAAAEAWTRAVAQGYAKAAREAGEPLRAAAVVYRVKALAGLEDRLAAAYAGLWDADAARLNDSIIEIHER from the coding sequence ATGGCCGACCTGACCGGACGGACGGTGCTGGTCGCGGGCGCCGGCAGCGCGTCCGGGCTGGCGGCGACGCGCGCCCTGGCCGCCGCCGGGGCCCGCGTCGTCGCCACCGGCCGCAACGCCGCGCGGCTCACCCCGCTCGCGGCGCTCGGGGCGGACACCGAGGTGGTCGACCTCGCGGACGAGGTCGCCGTGCTCGGCCTCGTGGACCGCCTGCGGGAGCGCGGCCTCGCGGTCGACGGCGTCCTCCACCTCGTCGGCGGCTGGCGCGGGGGAGGGGGGCTGGCGGGCCAGGCGGAGGCGGACTACCGCGCCCTGGAGCCCTCCCTCACCGCCCTGCGGCACGTCAGCCGCGCCCTCGACGACGACCTGCGGTCCTCGCCGGCCGGCCGGCTGGCGATCGTGTCCTCGACGGCGGTGGCGCGCCCGCTCGCGGGCGGGGCCAACTACGCCGCCGTCAAGGCGGCCGCCGAGGCGTGGACCCGCGCCGTGGCGCAGGGCTACGCGAAGGCGGCCCGCGAGGCCGGCGAACCCCTGCGGGCCGCGGCGGTCGTCTACCGGGTGAAGGCCCTGGCCGGGCTGGAGGACCGCCTCGCGGCCGCCTACGCCGGCCTGTGGGACGCGGACGCGGCCCGACTGAACGACTCGATCATCGAGATCCACGAAAGGTGA
- a CDS encoding low specificity L-threonine aldolase, which produces MQRIHDPQVRGFASDNYSGVHPEVLEALAVANGGHQVAYGEDEYTARLQEVVRGHFGAGATAWPVFNGTGANVVGLESMLPRWGAVVCADSAHIHVDEGGAPEKSAGIKLLPVPTADGKLTPELIAREAWGWGDEHRAQPLVVYLTQSTELGTLYTPEELRAITDHAHAHGMAVFMDGARLANAAAALGLPLRAFTTDAGVDVLSLGGTKNGALAAEAVVVLDEAASHGLVYLRKHQMQLASKMRFVSAQLLALLDGDLYLRTAGHANAMARRLREGIEAGIADGSLPGVAFTQPTHVNSVFATLPPGIADRLRQRFRFYDWDAARGEVRWVCSFDTTEEDVDAFLAALRAELVPVG; this is translated from the coding sequence ATGCAGAGGATCCACGACCCGCAGGTGCGGGGATTCGCCTCGGACAACTACTCCGGGGTCCACCCCGAGGTGCTGGAGGCCCTCGCCGTGGCCAACGGCGGCCACCAGGTCGCCTACGGCGAGGACGAGTACACGGCCCGGCTGCAGGAGGTGGTCCGGGGCCACTTCGGCGCCGGCGCCACGGCGTGGCCCGTCTTCAACGGCACGGGCGCCAACGTCGTCGGCCTCGAGTCCATGCTCCCGCGCTGGGGCGCGGTGGTCTGCGCGGACTCGGCGCACATCCACGTCGACGAGGGCGGGGCGCCGGAGAAGTCCGCCGGCATCAAGCTGCTGCCCGTGCCCACGGCGGACGGCAAGCTCACGCCCGAGCTGATCGCCCGGGAGGCCTGGGGCTGGGGGGACGAGCACCGTGCCCAGCCCCTCGTCGTCTACCTCACGCAGTCCACCGAGCTCGGCACGCTGTACACGCCGGAGGAACTCCGGGCGATCACCGACCACGCCCATGCCCACGGCATGGCCGTGTTCATGGACGGGGCCCGCCTGGCCAACGCGGCGGCCGCCCTGGGGCTGCCGCTGCGGGCGTTCACCACCGACGCCGGCGTGGACGTGCTCTCCCTCGGCGGCACCAAGAACGGGGCACTCGCCGCCGAGGCGGTGGTGGTCCTGGACGAGGCGGCCTCCCACGGGCTGGTCTACCTGCGCAAGCACCAGATGCAGCTGGCCTCCAAGATGCGCTTCGTCTCGGCGCAGCTGCTGGCCCTGCTGGACGGGGACCTCTACCTGCGCACCGCGGGCCACGCCAACGCCATGGCCCGGCGCCTGCGCGAGGGCATCGAGGCCGGCATCGCGGACGGGTCCCTGCCCGGCGTTGCCTTCACCCAGCCGACCCACGTCAACTCGGTGTTCGCCACCCTGCCCCCGGGCATCGCGGACCGGCTCCGGCAACGTTTCCGGTTCTACGACTGGGACGCCGCCCGGGGCGAGGTCCGCTGGGTGTGCAGCTTCGACACCACCGAGGAGGACGTGGACGCGTTCCTGGCCGCCCTGCGCGCGGAGCTCGTCCCCGTCGGCTGA
- a CDS encoding NAD-dependent succinate-semialdehyde dehydrogenase — MDPATGTLLAEYPHATDRQVREALAAAESAFRDWRSRTIEDRAAIIARVGELFAERAGDLAAIATQEMGKPLSEARGEAEFSAEIFAYYAEHGPVLAADQPLPTPGGTGRAVIQRRPVGPLLGIMPWNYPFYQVARFAAPNLMLGNTILLKHAEICPESALALQQLMDDAGVPAGVYQNLFATHGQVSTIIADDRIQGVSLTGSERAGAAVAEQAGRHLKKVVLELGGSDPYIVLDTDDVAASARAALATRMGNTGQACNSNKRMIVSAGIFEEFVAELTRQAAALVPGDPAVEAPGTYAPLSSRAAAERLAGQVRAAVEAGAILHIGGTLAEGPGAYLAPAVLTGITPGMAAHHEELFGPVAVVYPVRDDEEAVALANDTPYGLGGAVFSTDPERARRVAERLEAGMANVNAAEAEGAGMPFGGVKRSGFGRELGPLGMDEFVNKRLLYIND; from the coding sequence GTGGACCCCGCCACGGGCACGCTCCTGGCCGAGTACCCGCACGCCACGGACCGGCAGGTCCGGGAGGCCCTGGCCGCCGCCGAGTCCGCCTTCCGCGACTGGCGGTCCCGGACCATCGAGGACCGGGCCGCGATCATCGCGCGGGTCGGCGAGCTGTTCGCCGAGCGCGCCGGGGACCTGGCGGCCATCGCCACGCAGGAGATGGGCAAGCCGCTCTCGGAGGCCCGGGGGGAGGCGGAGTTCAGCGCGGAGATCTTCGCGTACTACGCCGAGCACGGTCCCGTCCTGGCCGCGGACCAGCCCCTGCCGACCCCCGGCGGCACCGGGCGGGCCGTCATCCAGCGCCGGCCCGTCGGCCCGCTGCTGGGGATCATGCCGTGGAACTACCCCTTCTACCAGGTGGCCCGGTTCGCGGCGCCGAACCTCATGCTCGGCAACACCATCCTGCTCAAGCACGCCGAGATCTGCCCCGAGTCCGCGCTGGCCCTCCAGCAGCTCATGGACGACGCGGGGGTGCCCGCCGGGGTGTACCAGAACCTGTTCGCCACGCACGGGCAGGTCTCCACGATCATCGCCGACGACCGAATCCAGGGCGTCTCGCTGACCGGCTCGGAGCGGGCCGGGGCGGCGGTGGCCGAGCAGGCCGGCCGGCACCTGAAGAAGGTCGTGCTCGAGCTCGGGGGCTCCGATCCCTACATCGTGCTGGACACGGACGACGTCGCGGCCTCGGCCCGCGCGGCCCTCGCCACCCGGATGGGCAACACCGGCCAGGCCTGCAACTCCAACAAGCGGATGATCGTCTCGGCGGGGATCTTCGAGGAGTTCGTGGCCGAGCTGACCCGGCAGGCCGCCGCGCTGGTGCCCGGCGACCCCGCCGTCGAGGCCCCGGGCACCTACGCCCCGCTGTCCTCCCGGGCCGCAGCCGAGCGGCTGGCCGGCCAGGTCCGCGCGGCGGTGGAGGCCGGGGCCATCCTGCACATCGGCGGCACGCTGGCCGAGGGCCCCGGGGCGTACCTCGCCCCGGCCGTGCTGACGGGCATCACCCCGGGGATGGCCGCCCACCACGAGGAGCTGTTCGGCCCCGTGGCCGTGGTCTACCCCGTGCGGGACGACGAGGAGGCCGTCGCCCTGGCCAACGACACCCCCTACGGCCTGGGCGGCGCCGTGTTCAGCACCGACCCCGAGCGGGCCCGCCGGGTGGCCGAGCGGCTGGAGGCCGGCATGGCCAACGTCAACGCCGCCGAGGCCGAGGGCGCGGGCATGCCCTTCGGCGGGGTCAAGCGCTCCGGCTTCGGCCGGGAGCTCGGCCCGCTGGGCATGGACGAGTTCGTCAACAAGCGCCTGCTCTACATCAACGACTGA